The Phragmites australis chromosome 15, lpPhrAust1.1, whole genome shotgun sequence genome window below encodes:
- the LOC133893564 gene encoding protein ESSENTIAL FOR POTEXVIRUS ACCUMULATION 1-like isoform X2, whose amino-acid sequence MKVGENKDPISQGTRSDVLKTSGNGEDLGYSVKKEDVFKASVLDGKTGRRDRWRDDEREPNSTHRWSRWREMDKEHGDTRKVERWSDDSSKYSVDGRRAPQERWGDSNNKEGNYDQRRENKWSTRWGSNDKESENWRDRWGDSGKEGDASRDKGFPRYAAHGKEGNNYEKDTERDDNISRSCKSSYPMGRGWGDSSHYPSQAPQKSSATYGYGRGKPDNGSTNFSSSPVKFTSGTSAISSGSSRPFHLGLLSDRPGGASGDRSAFRYSRMKLLDLYRSCDVTDFNIPVDCFEEVSVFMQEDALEPLALSAPIAEEAAILKAIDKGDIINSGVHQASKDGSVGKSNPDVVPSKQPNLAGREDQPGGMEDYKGETFGSLRGVPGNTDLPARGESLQPGTSAYVVPQRSQFIGEHRLGPSAEFGQQMPNFLNHETKTVASPVQPHPNPESLSLYYKDPQGQVQGPFSGADIIGWFEAGYFGIDLLVRVVNAPPDTPFLMLGDVMPHLRAKARPPPGFATAKPSDMLVPETPPTGKFVSSSSMHAGSAGVGIFDSGPSRKDTAVEAQNRFLESLMSNNVRDPSADTISITGGMNELGSSSFGNIALEGSESGNSMNYLLAQKGLLERQNSLQNPVPYWSGDAIPSAQAHNKDMAPEASILHSKLLLPMADPSRQSLQSQNVDLLAMLHSKEKPQVPTGNSGLPLWSNYPEARNLNANMHGVDLTQGALNVHQGLQNSQNIGIGVPHSFIPQNRPALAHLPPEKLVTEISQDPQLLHMLQQQYLLSQLQLQSQSPLTPQPQLSMLDKMLLLKQQQQQQQQQLQQHLQLEQQQKLLLQQQHPLSHLVPHGHPNQQPDYSYGSKHISVPSGDSMNLGLQRMQEAIEVDRKLPSLGMQVGQQPSQSIKNMRDTDGAGSSQSSVTTLPVPHETAVGGLSKEQYSHPQMLDDFANDDAQLKATMVNPMLTKLADWNEEVKSCEMDTGAVKTEMPEKILDSGSPKVPGGAFNEAKDLHEPPLDPKSENVLSNISKQVQEMKLSSENTPADTETTVATEVKVTDTQETKKAEKKKKQKKKQAAADGGKGASKTISAQQPRQETEVDNSHLSGNKHDLPDDANELFWGSPIRVQNEILPPKGLPEEYDTNKAESELNSLSSDPHTAASQRAWKQPTQGLRPKSLLEIQAEEQRRAQRGLAMENAKPAASVPSIPWSGMGTSSEQQFGGASKSLGCMESAGERDKRSRLHDLLAEEVLVRSSIADNENIGNANDAFFPPLSPAVAQPDAPALDDNDFIEAKDKKSKKKATKTKGSTVKAPSPVGSFDPSAISMPTEKGKSAKQAQQELEILPAPPSGPSFGDFVPWKSDQANSVPAPAWYNDSAKVQKPLSLRDIQREQERRAGTVQQQAPLPTPTKVSINQKNHGNASSWQASGSSPSKTVAPVQIGSNTPSRSKSSAEDDLFWGPSENSKRDKQKSEFPTISSQSRSSMMKDQSPLNRQKSQAGRLPLSSAPPANQSGKGKAEAANKQTEAMDFRDWCESEWVKLTGTTDISFLEFCIKQSTVEAEMLLQENIGSLDCNHQFIDKFLNHKAFLSAEVIEMAFQAPSTRGTRGDCAARTNPAAAAKGGTSAEMELDGGGKKKGKKGKKVSAAVLGFNVVSNRIMMGEIQNVDN is encoded by the exons ATGAAGGTGGGAGAAAACAAG GATCCCATTTCACAGGGTACCCGCTCAGATGTTTTGAAGACATCAGGGAATGGTGAAGACCTGGGCTACAGtgtgaagaaagaagatgtttTCAAGGCTTCTGTGCTTGATGGTAAAACTGGGCGTCGTGACCGCTGGCGTGATGACGAAAGGGAACCAAATTCAACCCATCGGTGGAGCCGCTGGAGGGAGATGGACAAGGAACATGGTGATACACGCAAAGTGGAAAGATGGTCAGATGACTCTTCCAAGTATTCTGTGGATGGTCGTCGTGCTCCACAGGAGCGCTGGGGTGATTCCAATAATAAGGAAGGCAACTATGACCAACGTCGTGAGAACAAGTGGAGTACACGTTGGGGTTCCAACGATAAGGAGTCTGAAAATTGGCGTGATAGGTGGGGAGATTCAGGCAAAGAGGGCGATGCTTCCCGTGACAAAGGTTTCCCTCGCTATGCAGCACATGGAAAGGAGGGAAACAATTATGAAAAGGATACTGAAAGGGATGACAATATTTCTCGTTCATGCAAATCTAGTTATCCTATGGGCCGTGGGTGGGGAGATTCATCTCATTATCCCTCTCAGGCTCCACAGAAATCATCTGCTACTTATGGATATGGTAGAGGGAAGCCAGACAATGGAAGTACAAATTTTTCAAGCTCTCCTGTAAAGTTCACATCTGGTACAAGTGCGATCAGTAGTGGATCTTCACGACCATTCCATCTTGGTCTACTTTCTGACAGACCTGGTGGTGCATCAGGAGATCGCTCGGCATTCAGATATAGTAGGATGAAACTGCTTGACTTATACAGAAGTTGTGATGTCACTGACTTTAATATTCCTGTTGATTGCTTTGAGGAAGTCTCTGTGTTCATGCAAGAAGACGCTTTGGAACCTTTAGCACTATCTGCTCCTATTGCTGAAGAAGCG GCAATCTTAAAAGCAATTGACAAAGGAGATATCATAAACAGTGGTGTCCATCAGGCTTCCAAAGATGGTTCTGTTGGAAAAAGCAATCCTGATGTGGTACCATCAAAACAACCAAATTTAG CTGGTAGAGAAGATCAGCCAGGGGGCATGGAAGATTATAAGGGAGAAACGTTTGGAAGTCTCAGGG GTGTTCCTGGGAATACTGATTTGCCGGCCAGAGGGGAGTCATTGCAGCCTGGGACATCTGCTTATGTTGTTCCACAAAGATCTCAATTTATTGGAGAACATAGGCTTGGACCATCTGCTGAATTTGGTCAGCAAATGCCCAACTTCCTAAATCACGAAACTAAAACTGTTGCCAGTCCTGTGCAGCCTCATCCAAATCCAGAAAGCCTCTCTTTATACTACAAAGATCCACAAGGTCAAGTTCAAGGCCCTTTTTCTGGTGCCGACATCATTGGCTGGTTTGAGGCTGGTTATTTTGGTATTGATTTGCTAGTTCGTGTTGTGAATGCACCCCCTGATACTCCTTTCTTAATGCTTGGGGATGTTATGCCTCACCTACGAGCAAAGGCAAGGCCACCACCAGGGTTTGCCACTGCAAAACCCAGTGATATGCTAGTTCCGGAGACTCCACCTACAGGGAAGTTTGTCAGCTCCAGTAGCATGCATGCAGGATCAGCTGGTGTTGGAATATTTGACAGTGGGCCAAGTAGGAAAGATACTGCAGTTGAGGCTCAAAATCGTTTTCTGGAGTCGCTTATGTCTAATAATGTGCGCGATCCTTCTGCAGACACTATCTCTATAACTGGAG GTATGAATGAACTTGGCAGTAGTAGCTTTGGCAACATTGCTTTGGAAGGAAGCGAGAGTGGGAACAGCATGAATTATCTTTTGGCGCAGAAAGGTCTGTTGGAGAGGCAAAATTCTTTGCAAAACCCTGTTCCCTATTGGTCAGGAGATGCTATTCCATCAGCACAAGCACATAACAAGGATATGGCCCCAGAAGCATCTATCCTACATTCTAAATTGCTCCTTCCCATGGCTGATCCATCTCGCCAATCTTTGCAATCTCAGAATGTTGATTTGCTTGCCATGCTGCATTCTAAGGAGAAGCCTCAAGTACCTACTGGTAATTCTGGATTACCGCTATGGTCCAACTACCCTGAAGCAAGAAATCTTAATGCTAACATGCATGGTGTAGACCTCACTCAAGGGGCACTTAACGTGCATCAAGGTCTGCAGAACTCCCAGAACATTGGTATTGGTGTTCCACACAGCTTCATACCACAAAACCGACCAGCTTTGGCTCATTTGCCACCTGAGAAGCTAGTTACTGAGATATCTCAAGATCCACAGCTCTTACATATGCTTCAGCAGCAGTATCTGCTGTCACAACTACAGTTGCAATCACAATCACCTTTGACACCTCAGCCTCAACTCTCTATGTTGGACAAGATGTTATTgctcaagcagcagcagcaacaacaacaacaacaactgcAGCAGCACCTGCAGCTTGAACAGCAACAGAAGCTATTGTTGCAGCAACAACACCCACTTTCTCACTTGGTACCTCACGGACATCCCAATCAGCAGCCTGATTATTCTTATGGATCGAAGCATATTTCTGTGCCATCTGGTGATTCTATGAATCTTGGTCTTCAAAGAATGCAAGAGGCTATTGAAGTTGATCGGAAGTTGCCTTCCCTTGGTATGCAGGTGGGGCAACAACCTAGTCAGTCAATTAAGAATATGAGAGATACAGATGGCGCAGGTTCATCTCAAAGCTCTGTTACTACATTGCCGGTGCCCCATGAAACTGCTGTGGGTGGACTTTCAAAAGAACAGTATTCTCATCCACAGATGCTGGATGACTTTGCCAATGACGATGCACAATTGAAAGCAACTATGGTAAACCCGATGCTGACAAAACTTGCAGATTGGAATGAGGAGGTTAAATCTTGTGAAATGGACACTGGAGCAGTGAAAACCGAAATGCCTGAAAAGATTTTGGATTCTGGATCTCCCAAGGTCCCAGGCGGTGCTTTTAATGAAGCTAAGGATTTACATGAACCACCACTGGATCCAAAGTCAGAAAATGTATTATCTAATATTTCTAAACAGGTCCAGGAAATGAAACTTTCTTCGGAAAATACCCCTGCTGACACTGAGACAACTGTGGCAACTGAAGTAAAAGTTACTGATACACAGGAGACAAAGAaagcagaaaagaaaaagaagcaaaagaagaaaCAGGCTGCTGCAGATGGTGGCAAAGGAGCGTCGAAGACAATTTCTGCCCAACAGCCAAGGCAGGAAACTGAGGTTGATAATTCTCATCTCAGTGGAAATAAGCATGATTTACCAGATGATGCAAATGAACTGTTTTGGGGTTCTCCTATCAGAGTGCAAAATGAGATTTTACCTCCCAAAGGTCTACCTGAGGAATATGACACTAACAAAGCTGAATCGGAACTTAATTCTCTATCATCTGATCCTCATACCGCAGCAAGCCAGCGTGCATGGAAACAACCTACCCAGGGACTCAGGCCTAAATCACTGCTGGAAATTCAAGCTGAGGAACAACGGCGTGCACAAAGAGGATTAGCTATGGAAAATGCTAAGCCAGCAGCTTCAGTACCTTCAATTCCTTGGAGTGGCATGGGAACATCTTCTGAGCAACAGTTCGGGGGTGCAAGTAAATCATTGGGATGCATGGAAAGTGCTGGTGAAAGGGATAAGAGAAGCCGGTTGCATGATTTGCTGGCAGAAGAAGTTTTGGTGAGGTCAAGCATTGCAGATAATGAGAACATAGGTAATGCCAATGATGCATTTTTTCCTCCTCTGTCACCTGCTGTTGCTCAGCCTGATGCTCCTGCTCTTGATGATAATGATTTCATTGAGgctaaggacaagaagagcaaaaagaaggcaacaaaaacaaaaggttCTACTGTGAAAGCCCCATCACCTGTTGGTTCCTTTGATCCATCAGCTATTTCTATGCCTACTGAAAAGGGGAAGTCAGCTAAGCAAGCACAACAGGAGTTAGAAATATTGCCGGCTCCGCCAAGTGGTCCATCGTTTGGAGATTTTGTTCCTTGGAAGAGCGATCAGGCTAACTCTGTGCCTGCTCCAGCATGGTATAATGACTCTGCAAAGGTGCAGAAACCTTTATCTTTGAGAGATATTCAGAGAGAGCAAGAAAGGAGAGCCGGTACTGTTCAGCAACAAGCACCCTTGCCAACTCCAACAAAGGTGTCCATCAACCAAAAGAATCATGGGAATGCTTCTTCCTGGCAAGCTTCTGGATCATCTCCATCAAAGACAGTTGCCCCTGTCCAAATTGGTTCCAATACTCCCAGTCGTTCGAAGTCAAGTGCTGAAGATGATTTGTTTTGGGGCCCTTCTGAGAACTCGAAACGAGATAAGCAGAA GTCAGAGTTTCCAACTATTTCAAGTCAGAGCCGAAGTTCCATGATGAAGGATCAATCTCCATTGAATCGTCAAAAGTCCCAGGCAGGCAGATTACCACTTTCTTCTGCTCCTCCTGCCAATCAGTCCGGGAAAGGGAAAGCAGAGGCTGCAAACAAGCAGACAG AGGCAATGGACTTCCGGGATTGGTGTGAGAGTGAGTGGGTCAAGCTAACTGGAACAACTG ATATAAGTTTCCTTGAGTTCTGCATAAAGCAATCGACTGTTGAAGCAGAAATGCTCCTTCAGGAGAACATTGGTTCTCTTGACTGCAACCATCAGTTCATTGACAAGTTCCTCAATCACAAGGCCTTTCTGTCAGCAGAGGTGATTGAGATGGCATTCCAAGCTCCCAGTACGCGTGGTACACGGGGTGATTGTGCAGCGCGCACAAACCCTGCTGCTGCAGCCAAAGGAGGCACGAGCGCGGAGATGGAGCTAGATGGTggagggaagaagaaggggaagaaggggaagaaggTGAGCGCAGCAGTTTTGGGATTCAACGTAGTGAGCAACCGTATAATGATGGGTGAGATCCAGAACGTTGACAATTAG
- the LOC133893564 gene encoding protein ESSENTIAL FOR POTEXVIRUS ACCUMULATION 1-like isoform X1, with protein MAAAPDRANADLRRRLAVDTPPPPQIAKEKQGLDTEIPLSPQWLMKVGENKDPISQGTRSDVLKTSGNGEDLGYSVKKEDVFKASVLDGKTGRRDRWRDDEREPNSTHRWSRWREMDKEHGDTRKVERWSDDSSKYSVDGRRAPQERWGDSNNKEGNYDQRRENKWSTRWGSNDKESENWRDRWGDSGKEGDASRDKGFPRYAAHGKEGNNYEKDTERDDNISRSCKSSYPMGRGWGDSSHYPSQAPQKSSATYGYGRGKPDNGSTNFSSSPVKFTSGTSAISSGSSRPFHLGLLSDRPGGASGDRSAFRYSRMKLLDLYRSCDVTDFNIPVDCFEEVSVFMQEDALEPLALSAPIAEEAAILKAIDKGDIINSGVHQASKDGSVGKSNPDVVPSKQPNLAGREDQPGGMEDYKGETFGSLRGVPGNTDLPARGESLQPGTSAYVVPQRSQFIGEHRLGPSAEFGQQMPNFLNHETKTVASPVQPHPNPESLSLYYKDPQGQVQGPFSGADIIGWFEAGYFGIDLLVRVVNAPPDTPFLMLGDVMPHLRAKARPPPGFATAKPSDMLVPETPPTGKFVSSSSMHAGSAGVGIFDSGPSRKDTAVEAQNRFLESLMSNNVRDPSADTISITGGMNELGSSSFGNIALEGSESGNSMNYLLAQKGLLERQNSLQNPVPYWSGDAIPSAQAHNKDMAPEASILHSKLLLPMADPSRQSLQSQNVDLLAMLHSKEKPQVPTGNSGLPLWSNYPEARNLNANMHGVDLTQGALNVHQGLQNSQNIGIGVPHSFIPQNRPALAHLPPEKLVTEISQDPQLLHMLQQQYLLSQLQLQSQSPLTPQPQLSMLDKMLLLKQQQQQQQQQLQQHLQLEQQQKLLLQQQHPLSHLVPHGHPNQQPDYSYGSKHISVPSGDSMNLGLQRMQEAIEVDRKLPSLGMQVGQQPSQSIKNMRDTDGAGSSQSSVTTLPVPHETAVGGLSKEQYSHPQMLDDFANDDAQLKATMVNPMLTKLADWNEEVKSCEMDTGAVKTEMPEKILDSGSPKVPGGAFNEAKDLHEPPLDPKSENVLSNISKQVQEMKLSSENTPADTETTVATEVKVTDTQETKKAEKKKKQKKKQAAADGGKGASKTISAQQPRQETEVDNSHLSGNKHDLPDDANELFWGSPIRVQNEILPPKGLPEEYDTNKAESELNSLSSDPHTAASQRAWKQPTQGLRPKSLLEIQAEEQRRAQRGLAMENAKPAASVPSIPWSGMGTSSEQQFGGASKSLGCMESAGERDKRSRLHDLLAEEVLVRSSIADNENIGNANDAFFPPLSPAVAQPDAPALDDNDFIEAKDKKSKKKATKTKGSTVKAPSPVGSFDPSAISMPTEKGKSAKQAQQELEILPAPPSGPSFGDFVPWKSDQANSVPAPAWYNDSAKVQKPLSLRDIQREQERRAGTVQQQAPLPTPTKVSINQKNHGNASSWQASGSSPSKTVAPVQIGSNTPSRSKSSAEDDLFWGPSENSKRDKQKSEFPTISSQSRSSMMKDQSPLNRQKSQAGRLPLSSAPPANQSGKGKAEAANKQTEAMDFRDWCESEWVKLTGTTDISFLEFCIKQSTVEAEMLLQENIGSLDCNHQFIDKFLNHKAFLSAEVIEMAFQAPSTRGTRGDCAARTNPAAAAKGGTSAEMELDGGGKKKGKKGKKVSAAVLGFNVVSNRIMMGEIQNVDN; from the exons atGGCCGCCGCCCCTGACCGCGCCAATGccgacctccgccgccgcctcgccgtcGACACCCCTCCCCCGCCCCAGATCGCCAAAG AGAAGCAAGGCCTGGATACTGAAATACCCCTTTCTCCTCAGTGGCTTATGAAGGTGGGAGAAAACAAG GATCCCATTTCACAGGGTACCCGCTCAGATGTTTTGAAGACATCAGGGAATGGTGAAGACCTGGGCTACAGtgtgaagaaagaagatgtttTCAAGGCTTCTGTGCTTGATGGTAAAACTGGGCGTCGTGACCGCTGGCGTGATGACGAAAGGGAACCAAATTCAACCCATCGGTGGAGCCGCTGGAGGGAGATGGACAAGGAACATGGTGATACACGCAAAGTGGAAAGATGGTCAGATGACTCTTCCAAGTATTCTGTGGATGGTCGTCGTGCTCCACAGGAGCGCTGGGGTGATTCCAATAATAAGGAAGGCAACTATGACCAACGTCGTGAGAACAAGTGGAGTACACGTTGGGGTTCCAACGATAAGGAGTCTGAAAATTGGCGTGATAGGTGGGGAGATTCAGGCAAAGAGGGCGATGCTTCCCGTGACAAAGGTTTCCCTCGCTATGCAGCACATGGAAAGGAGGGAAACAATTATGAAAAGGATACTGAAAGGGATGACAATATTTCTCGTTCATGCAAATCTAGTTATCCTATGGGCCGTGGGTGGGGAGATTCATCTCATTATCCCTCTCAGGCTCCACAGAAATCATCTGCTACTTATGGATATGGTAGAGGGAAGCCAGACAATGGAAGTACAAATTTTTCAAGCTCTCCTGTAAAGTTCACATCTGGTACAAGTGCGATCAGTAGTGGATCTTCACGACCATTCCATCTTGGTCTACTTTCTGACAGACCTGGTGGTGCATCAGGAGATCGCTCGGCATTCAGATATAGTAGGATGAAACTGCTTGACTTATACAGAAGTTGTGATGTCACTGACTTTAATATTCCTGTTGATTGCTTTGAGGAAGTCTCTGTGTTCATGCAAGAAGACGCTTTGGAACCTTTAGCACTATCTGCTCCTATTGCTGAAGAAGCG GCAATCTTAAAAGCAATTGACAAAGGAGATATCATAAACAGTGGTGTCCATCAGGCTTCCAAAGATGGTTCTGTTGGAAAAAGCAATCCTGATGTGGTACCATCAAAACAACCAAATTTAG CTGGTAGAGAAGATCAGCCAGGGGGCATGGAAGATTATAAGGGAGAAACGTTTGGAAGTCTCAGGG GTGTTCCTGGGAATACTGATTTGCCGGCCAGAGGGGAGTCATTGCAGCCTGGGACATCTGCTTATGTTGTTCCACAAAGATCTCAATTTATTGGAGAACATAGGCTTGGACCATCTGCTGAATTTGGTCAGCAAATGCCCAACTTCCTAAATCACGAAACTAAAACTGTTGCCAGTCCTGTGCAGCCTCATCCAAATCCAGAAAGCCTCTCTTTATACTACAAAGATCCACAAGGTCAAGTTCAAGGCCCTTTTTCTGGTGCCGACATCATTGGCTGGTTTGAGGCTGGTTATTTTGGTATTGATTTGCTAGTTCGTGTTGTGAATGCACCCCCTGATACTCCTTTCTTAATGCTTGGGGATGTTATGCCTCACCTACGAGCAAAGGCAAGGCCACCACCAGGGTTTGCCACTGCAAAACCCAGTGATATGCTAGTTCCGGAGACTCCACCTACAGGGAAGTTTGTCAGCTCCAGTAGCATGCATGCAGGATCAGCTGGTGTTGGAATATTTGACAGTGGGCCAAGTAGGAAAGATACTGCAGTTGAGGCTCAAAATCGTTTTCTGGAGTCGCTTATGTCTAATAATGTGCGCGATCCTTCTGCAGACACTATCTCTATAACTGGAG GTATGAATGAACTTGGCAGTAGTAGCTTTGGCAACATTGCTTTGGAAGGAAGCGAGAGTGGGAACAGCATGAATTATCTTTTGGCGCAGAAAGGTCTGTTGGAGAGGCAAAATTCTTTGCAAAACCCTGTTCCCTATTGGTCAGGAGATGCTATTCCATCAGCACAAGCACATAACAAGGATATGGCCCCAGAAGCATCTATCCTACATTCTAAATTGCTCCTTCCCATGGCTGATCCATCTCGCCAATCTTTGCAATCTCAGAATGTTGATTTGCTTGCCATGCTGCATTCTAAGGAGAAGCCTCAAGTACCTACTGGTAATTCTGGATTACCGCTATGGTCCAACTACCCTGAAGCAAGAAATCTTAATGCTAACATGCATGGTGTAGACCTCACTCAAGGGGCACTTAACGTGCATCAAGGTCTGCAGAACTCCCAGAACATTGGTATTGGTGTTCCACACAGCTTCATACCACAAAACCGACCAGCTTTGGCTCATTTGCCACCTGAGAAGCTAGTTACTGAGATATCTCAAGATCCACAGCTCTTACATATGCTTCAGCAGCAGTATCTGCTGTCACAACTACAGTTGCAATCACAATCACCTTTGACACCTCAGCCTCAACTCTCTATGTTGGACAAGATGTTATTgctcaagcagcagcagcaacaacaacaacaacaactgcAGCAGCACCTGCAGCTTGAACAGCAACAGAAGCTATTGTTGCAGCAACAACACCCACTTTCTCACTTGGTACCTCACGGACATCCCAATCAGCAGCCTGATTATTCTTATGGATCGAAGCATATTTCTGTGCCATCTGGTGATTCTATGAATCTTGGTCTTCAAAGAATGCAAGAGGCTATTGAAGTTGATCGGAAGTTGCCTTCCCTTGGTATGCAGGTGGGGCAACAACCTAGTCAGTCAATTAAGAATATGAGAGATACAGATGGCGCAGGTTCATCTCAAAGCTCTGTTACTACATTGCCGGTGCCCCATGAAACTGCTGTGGGTGGACTTTCAAAAGAACAGTATTCTCATCCACAGATGCTGGATGACTTTGCCAATGACGATGCACAATTGAAAGCAACTATGGTAAACCCGATGCTGACAAAACTTGCAGATTGGAATGAGGAGGTTAAATCTTGTGAAATGGACACTGGAGCAGTGAAAACCGAAATGCCTGAAAAGATTTTGGATTCTGGATCTCCCAAGGTCCCAGGCGGTGCTTTTAATGAAGCTAAGGATTTACATGAACCACCACTGGATCCAAAGTCAGAAAATGTATTATCTAATATTTCTAAACAGGTCCAGGAAATGAAACTTTCTTCGGAAAATACCCCTGCTGACACTGAGACAACTGTGGCAACTGAAGTAAAAGTTACTGATACACAGGAGACAAAGAaagcagaaaagaaaaagaagcaaaagaagaaaCAGGCTGCTGCAGATGGTGGCAAAGGAGCGTCGAAGACAATTTCTGCCCAACAGCCAAGGCAGGAAACTGAGGTTGATAATTCTCATCTCAGTGGAAATAAGCATGATTTACCAGATGATGCAAATGAACTGTTTTGGGGTTCTCCTATCAGAGTGCAAAATGAGATTTTACCTCCCAAAGGTCTACCTGAGGAATATGACACTAACAAAGCTGAATCGGAACTTAATTCTCTATCATCTGATCCTCATACCGCAGCAAGCCAGCGTGCATGGAAACAACCTACCCAGGGACTCAGGCCTAAATCACTGCTGGAAATTCAAGCTGAGGAACAACGGCGTGCACAAAGAGGATTAGCTATGGAAAATGCTAAGCCAGCAGCTTCAGTACCTTCAATTCCTTGGAGTGGCATGGGAACATCTTCTGAGCAACAGTTCGGGGGTGCAAGTAAATCATTGGGATGCATGGAAAGTGCTGGTGAAAGGGATAAGAGAAGCCGGTTGCATGATTTGCTGGCAGAAGAAGTTTTGGTGAGGTCAAGCATTGCAGATAATGAGAACATAGGTAATGCCAATGATGCATTTTTTCCTCCTCTGTCACCTGCTGTTGCTCAGCCTGATGCTCCTGCTCTTGATGATAATGATTTCATTGAGgctaaggacaagaagagcaaaaagaaggcaacaaaaacaaaaggttCTACTGTGAAAGCCCCATCACCTGTTGGTTCCTTTGATCCATCAGCTATTTCTATGCCTACTGAAAAGGGGAAGTCAGCTAAGCAAGCACAACAGGAGTTAGAAATATTGCCGGCTCCGCCAAGTGGTCCATCGTTTGGAGATTTTGTTCCTTGGAAGAGCGATCAGGCTAACTCTGTGCCTGCTCCAGCATGGTATAATGACTCTGCAAAGGTGCAGAAACCTTTATCTTTGAGAGATATTCAGAGAGAGCAAGAAAGGAGAGCCGGTACTGTTCAGCAACAAGCACCCTTGCCAACTCCAACAAAGGTGTCCATCAACCAAAAGAATCATGGGAATGCTTCTTCCTGGCAAGCTTCTGGATCATCTCCATCAAAGACAGTTGCCCCTGTCCAAATTGGTTCCAATACTCCCAGTCGTTCGAAGTCAAGTGCTGAAGATGATTTGTTTTGGGGCCCTTCTGAGAACTCGAAACGAGATAAGCAGAA GTCAGAGTTTCCAACTATTTCAAGTCAGAGCCGAAGTTCCATGATGAAGGATCAATCTCCATTGAATCGTCAAAAGTCCCAGGCAGGCAGATTACCACTTTCTTCTGCTCCTCCTGCCAATCAGTCCGGGAAAGGGAAAGCAGAGGCTGCAAACAAGCAGACAG AGGCAATGGACTTCCGGGATTGGTGTGAGAGTGAGTGGGTCAAGCTAACTGGAACAACTG ATATAAGTTTCCTTGAGTTCTGCATAAAGCAATCGACTGTTGAAGCAGAAATGCTCCTTCAGGAGAACATTGGTTCTCTTGACTGCAACCATCAGTTCATTGACAAGTTCCTCAATCACAAGGCCTTTCTGTCAGCAGAGGTGATTGAGATGGCATTCCAAGCTCCCAGTACGCGTGGTACACGGGGTGATTGTGCAGCGCGCACAAACCCTGCTGCTGCAGCCAAAGGAGGCACGAGCGCGGAGATGGAGCTAGATGGTggagggaagaagaaggggaagaaggggaagaaggTGAGCGCAGCAGTTTTGGGATTCAACGTAGTGAGCAACCGTATAATGATGGGTGAGATCCAGAACGTTGACAATTAG
- the LOC133892280 gene encoding proline-rich receptor-like protein kinase PERK4 → MSHVSLPSPTSHATRRLSTPTTHGGSHRPPPPHEQGTGGLNVTPVIVAAAIVAALLLVVLVAACTCCCRSKKRKKTTQQQPHHGMMFCADSSGFDNGNGMPAGNSSAYYYTSGARPQWQNQVSPSSSIKWHAAAATPGIDTTVFSYEELAAATGNFSEANLLGQCGFGYVHRGVLLGGTEVAVKQLKAGSGQGEREFQAEVDTISRVHHCHLVSLVGYCIAGARRLLVYESVHNQTLEHHLHGKGLPAMEWTTRLRIALGAAEGLAYLHEDCDPRIIHRDIK, encoded by the exons ATGTCCCATGTCTCCTTGCCGTCGCCAACATCGCACGCCACAAGACGACTGTCGACGCCGACCACGCACGGTGGCAGCCATAGACCCCCTCCTCCGCACGAGCAGGGAACAGGAGGCCTCAACGTGACGCCAGTGATCGTTGCCGCTGCCATCGTGGCGGCGCTGCTCCTTGTCGTCCTCGTCGCCGCCTGCACCTGCTGCTGCAGgagcaagaagaggaagaagacgacgcAACAGCAGCCTCACCATGGCATGATGTTCTGCGCGGACTCCTCCGGGTTTGACAATGGCAATGGCATGCCCGCAGGGAACAGCTCGGCGTACTACTACACCAGCGGAGCGAGGCCGCAATGGCAGAACCAGGTGAGCCCGTCGTCGTCGATCAAATGGcacgccgcggcggcgacgccGG GGATCGACACGACCGTGTTCAGCTACGAGGAGCTAGCGGCGGCGACAGGCAACTTCTCGGAGGCGAACTTGCTGGGGCAGTGCGGTTTCGGGTACGTGCACCGCGGCGTGCTCCTTGGCGGGACGGAGGTGGCAGTGAAGCAGCTCAAGGCCGGGAGCGGGCAGGGCGAGCGCGAGTTCCAGGCGGAGGTGGACACCATCAGCCGCGTGCACCATTGCCACCTCGTCTCCCTCGTCGGCTACTGCATCGCCGGCGCACGGCGGCTTCTCGTCTACGAGTCCGTGCACAACCAGACCCTCGAGCACCACCTCCACG GGAAAGGGTTGCCGGCGATGGAGTGGACGACGCGGTTGCGCATCGCGCTCGGCGCCGCTGAGGGGCTCGCCTACCTGCACGAGGACT GCGATCCTCGGATCATCCACCGCGACATCAAGTAG